From one Bos indicus x Bos taurus breed Angus x Brahman F1 hybrid chromosome 7, Bos_hybrid_MaternalHap_v2.0, whole genome shotgun sequence genomic stretch:
- the ALDH7A1 gene encoding alpha-aminoadipic semialdehyde dehydrogenase: protein MWRVPGLLCVRVARKSKFSGSWNRPAAFMSTLLINQPQYAWLKELGLREENDGVYNGSWGGRGEVITTYCPANNEPIARVRQASMADYEETVEKAREAWSIWADIPAPKRGEVVRQIGDALREKIQVLGSLVSLEMGKILVEGVGEVQEYVDVCDYAVGLSRMIGGPILPSERPGHALIEQWNPVGLVGIITAFNFPVAVYGWNNAIAMICGNACLWKGAPTTSLISVAVTKIIAKVLEDNKLPGAICSLTCGGADIGTAMAKDERVDLLSFTGSTQVGKQVALMVQERFGRSLLELGGNNAIIAFEDADLSLVVPSALFAAVGTAGQRCTTARRLFLHESIHDEVVNRLKKAYAQIRVGNPWDSNVLYGPLHTKQAVSMFLGAVEEAKKEGGTVVYGGKVMDRPGNYVEPTIVTGLDHDASIVHTETFAPILYVFKFKNEDEVFAWNNEVKQGLSSSIFTKDMGRIFRWLGPKGSDCGIVNVNIPTSGAEIGGAFGGEKHTGGGRESGSDAWKQYMRRSTCTINYSKDLPLAQGIKFQ from the exons ATGTGGCGCGTTCCTGGTCTGCTCTGCGTGCGCGTTGCAAGGAAGAGCAAGTTCTCCGGATCTTGGAACAGGCCTGCCGCCTTCATGTCCACTCTGCTCATCAATCAACCCCAGTATGCTTGGCTGAAGGAGCTGGGGCTCCGCGAGGAAAACGACGGCGTATATAATGGAAGCTGGGGAGGCCGGGGAGAG GTTATCACCACCTACTGTCCTGCTAACAATGAGCccattgcaagagtcagacag gccaGCATGGCTGACTATGAAGAAActgtagagaaagcaagagaagcaTGGAGCATCTGGGCAGAT ATTCCTGCTCCAAAGCGAGGAGAAGTAGTGAGACAGATTGGTGATGCCTTGCGGGAGAAGATCCAAGTACTAGGAAGCTTG GTGTCTTTGGAGATGGGGAAGATCTTGGTGGAAGGTGTGGGAGAAGTTCAGGAGTACGTGGATGTTTGTGATTATGCTGTTGGCTTATCTCGGATGATTGGGGGACCCATCCTGCCTTCTGAAA GACCTGGCCATGCTCTCATTGAACAGTGGAATCCTGTAGGCCTGGTTGGAATCATCACTGCTTTCAACTTCCCTGTGGCCGTGTATGGCTGGAACAACGCCATTGCCATGATCTGTGGGAATGCTTGTCTTTG GAAAGGAGCTCCTACAACTTCCCTCATCAGTGTAGCTGTCACAAA AATAATAGCCAAAGTTCTGGAGGACAACAAGCTGCCTGGTGCAATTTGTTCCTTGACTTGTGGTGGAGCAGATATCGG CACAGCAATGGCCAAGGATGAGCGAGTGGACCTGTTGTCCTTCACCGGGAGCACTCAAGTGGGAAAACAGGTGGCCCTTATGGTACAGGAGAGGTTTG GGAGAAGTTTATTAGAACTTGGAGGAAACAATGCCATTATAG CTTTTGAGGACGCGGACCTCAGCTTAGTCGTCCCCTCAGCTCTCTTTGCAGCCGTGGGGACAGCCGGCCAGAGGTGCACCACCGCGAGGCGCCTG TTCTTACATGAAAGCATCCATGATGAAGTTGTCAATAGACTTAAAAAGGCCTACGCACAGATCCGTGTTGGGAACCCTTGGGACT ctAACGTTCTGTATGGGCCACTCCACACCAAACAGGCAGTGAGCATGTTTCTTGGAGCAGtggaagaagcaaagaaagaaggtGGCACCGTTGTCTATGGTGGCAAG GTTATGGATCGCCCTGGAAATTACGTAGAGCCGACAATCGTGACAGGTCTTGACCATGATGCATCCATTGTACACACAGAGACTTTTGCCCCGATTCTTTATGTCTTTAAATTCAAG AATGAAGATGAGGTCTTTGCATGGAACAATGAAGTCAAACAGGGACTTTCAAGTAGCATCTTTACCAAGGATATGGGCAGAATCTTTCGCTGGCTTGG ACCAAAAGGATCAGACTGTGGCATTGTAAACGTCAACATTCCGACGAGTGGGGCTGAGATTGGAGGTGCATTTG GAGGAGAGAAGCACACTGGCGGTGGCAGGGAGTCAGGCAGTGATGCCTGGAAGCAGTACATGAGAAGATCTACTTG TACCATCAACTACAGTAAGGACCTTCCTCTGGCCCAAGGAATCAAGTTTCAGTAA